One region of Termitidicoccus mucosus genomic DNA includes:
- a CDS encoding SufE family protein has translation MTLAEKQRLLIDGLAIIPDAQERLAIAVERARHLPPPAPGERVDANRVPGCVSTVWLIGEIRDGRLRLRADADSPLVKGLVALLCELYDDTDPAEAAAVEPVLLEELRLTQNLSPTRRNGLAAVRARIRELAARHRPV, from the coding sequence ATGACCCTTGCCGAAAAACAGCGCCTTCTCATCGACGGCCTCGCGATCATCCCCGACGCGCAGGAACGCCTCGCCATCGCGGTCGAGCGCGCGCGTCACCTCCCTCCGCCTGCCCCCGGCGAGCGCGTGGACGCGAACCGCGTGCCCGGCTGCGTCTCCACCGTGTGGCTCATCGGCGAAATCCGCGACGGACGCCTTCGCCTCCGCGCCGACGCCGACTCGCCGCTCGTCAAGGGGCTCGTCGCGCTTCTCTGCGAACTCTACGACGACACCGATCCCGCCGAGGCCGCGGCGGTCGAGCCCGTCCTGCTCGAGGAGCTGCGTCTCACCCAAAACCTTTCCCCCACTCGCCGCAACGGCCTCGCCGCCGTCCGCGCCCGCATCCGGGAACTCGCCGCGCGCCACCGGCCTGTCTGA
- a CDS encoding glycoside hydrolase family 88 protein: protein MRAFPIPTRLVLTVLIILPGLLPATNAAEETVRMPSRAETLKAMHAVNDYFMKKWPDPGLPIVHPNRTRPSNIWTRGVYYEGLMQLWAVDPSPRHLDYAVRWGEAHQWGLRGEAHTRNADNQCCGQTYIDLYKLDPRPERIRAIRQSFDLMIESGRSNDWTWIDAAQMAMPALAKLGALLDEPKYFDYMHALYLDMKLRQGGSGLFNPEDGLWWRDRSFMPPYREPNGEDCYWARGNGWVVAALIRTLDALPAGSPYREEYTNMLRVMCEALRKVQRSDGFWNVSLHDPGNFGGKETTGTSLFVAGMAWGVRHGVLERAVYEPVIARAWSALLREGVRGDGFLRYVQGTGKEPKDSQPVGPDREPDFEDFGIGCFLLAGAEVYKLPEAGGGKAGFEIADIPWASKVGARAAPSSERAFNVADFGAKADGVTLSTAAIQSAIDTAHKAGGGVVTFAPGQYLTGSIYIKTGVHFVIPEGVTLLGSTRIEDYPRIDTRVAGIEMKWPSALINVLGQEKVKISGKGIVFAQGKVFWEKYRAMALAYRERGLRWIVDYDCERPRTVLVSESQDVSLQGITFQQAGFWTVHVLYSSHCTIDGITIQNNIGGHGPSTDGVDIDSSSWILVENCDIDCNDDNYCLKAGRDADGLRVNRPTEYVVIRHCVSRAGGGLFTCGSETSGGIRHVLVHDMQARGTSTGFRLKSAMNRGGTTEDIYIKNIRMERVGTAFSATMNWNPSYSYSTLPKEYEGRELPAHWVKMLEVVPPEKGLPHFRDIRLSNFEITSARTAIDVEGDKNSLMENFSFDNINIKATRGGKVSHARDWTVDNVNIKTDAPLQIADSEGVRFPVQ, encoded by the coding sequence ATGCGTGCCTTCCCCATTCCCACCCGCCTTGTATTGACCGTGCTGATCATCCTGCCGGGTCTGCTGCCGGCGACAAATGCCGCCGAGGAAACCGTCCGCATGCCTTCGCGCGCGGAAACCCTCAAGGCGATGCATGCCGTCAATGACTACTTCATGAAGAAGTGGCCGGACCCGGGCCTGCCCATCGTGCATCCGAATCGCACCCGTCCGTCGAACATCTGGACGCGGGGCGTGTATTACGAGGGGTTGATGCAACTGTGGGCGGTGGATCCGTCGCCGCGTCATCTCGATTACGCGGTCCGGTGGGGCGAGGCGCATCAATGGGGACTGCGCGGGGAGGCGCACACGCGCAACGCCGACAACCAATGCTGCGGGCAAACCTATATTGACCTTTACAAGCTCGATCCCCGCCCGGAGCGGATTCGGGCAATCAGGCAAAGTTTCGATCTCATGATCGAGAGCGGGCGGAGCAATGACTGGACGTGGATCGACGCGGCGCAGATGGCCATGCCCGCGCTCGCCAAACTCGGCGCGCTGCTGGACGAACCCAAGTATTTCGACTACATGCACGCCCTCTATCTCGACATGAAACTCCGCCAGGGCGGGAGCGGGTTGTTCAACCCGGAGGACGGCCTCTGGTGGCGCGACCGCAGTTTCATGCCGCCCTACCGGGAGCCCAATGGCGAGGATTGCTACTGGGCGCGCGGCAACGGCTGGGTGGTTGCGGCGCTCATCCGCACGCTGGACGCGCTGCCGGCCGGTTCCCCCTATCGGGAGGAATACACGAACATGCTCCGCGTGATGTGCGAGGCGCTCCGCAAGGTGCAGCGGAGCGACGGTTTTTGGAATGTGAGCCTGCATGATCCCGGCAACTTCGGCGGCAAGGAAACCACCGGCACCTCGCTGTTTGTCGCCGGGATGGCGTGGGGCGTGCGCCACGGCGTGCTGGAACGCGCGGTTTATGAGCCGGTCATCGCCCGCGCCTGGTCGGCGCTGCTGCGCGAGGGCGTGCGCGGGGACGGGTTTCTGCGTTATGTGCAGGGCACGGGCAAGGAGCCCAAGGACAGCCAGCCGGTCGGCCCCGACCGGGAGCCCGATTTCGAGGATTTCGGCATCGGCTGCTTTCTCCTCGCCGGCGCGGAGGTTTATAAATTGCCGGAGGCGGGCGGCGGGAAAGCCGGCTTTGAAATAGCGGACATCCCGTGGGCCTCGAAGGTGGGGGCGCGCGCCGCGCCGTCGTCCGAACGGGCCTTCAATGTCGCTGACTTCGGGGCGAAGGCCGACGGGGTCACCCTGAGCACGGCGGCCATACAGTCGGCCATTGACACCGCGCACAAGGCGGGCGGCGGCGTGGTGACCTTCGCCCCCGGCCAATACCTCACGGGCTCGATTTATATAAAGACCGGCGTGCATTTTGTCATCCCGGAGGGCGTCACCCTGCTGGGCAGCACCCGCATCGAGGATTATCCCCGGATCGACACCCGCGTGGCCGGCATCGAGATGAAATGGCCCTCGGCCCTCATCAATGTGCTCGGGCAGGAAAAGGTGAAAATAAGCGGCAAGGGCATCGTCTTCGCGCAGGGAAAAGTGTTTTGGGAAAAATACCGCGCCATGGCCCTGGCATACCGGGAGCGCGGGTTGCGGTGGATTGTCGATTACGACTGCGAAAGGCCGCGCACGGTGCTGGTTTCCGAGTCGCAGGATGTCAGCTTGCAGGGCATCACTTTTCAACAGGCGGGCTTCTGGACCGTGCATGTGCTTTACTCCTCCCATTGCACGATCGACGGCATCACCATCCAGAACAATATCGGCGGGCACGGGCCGAGCACGGACGGGGTCGATATCGATTCCTCCTCGTGGATTCTGGTCGAGAACTGCGACATCGACTGCAACGACGACAACTACTGCCTCAAGGCCGGCCGCGACGCCGACGGGCTGCGGGTGAATCGTCCGACCGAATACGTGGTCATCCGCCATTGCGTGTCGCGCGCGGGGGGCGGCCTTTTCACCTGCGGGAGCGAGACCTCGGGCGGCATACGCCATGTGCTGGTGCACGACATGCAGGCCAGGGGGACGAGCACCGGTTTCCGGCTGAAATCCGCCATGAACCGCGGGGGGACGACCGAGGATATTTATATAAAAAACATCAGGATGGAGCGGGTGGGCACCGCGTTTTCGGCCACGATGAACTGGAACCCGTCGTATAGCTACTCCACGCTGCCGAAGGAATACGAGGGCAGGGAACTCCCCGCGCATTGGGTCAAGATGCTCGAGGTGGTGCCGCCGGAGAAAGGGCTGCCCCATTTCCGCGACATCCGCCTCTCGAATTTCGAAATCACAAGCGCCAGAACCGCCATCGACGTGGAGGGCGACAAGAATTCCCTCATGGAGAATTTCTCCTTTGATAATATCAATATAAAAGCGACCCGGGGCGGCAAGGTGAGCCACGCGCGCGATTGGACCGTGGACAATGTCAATATAAAGACGGACGCGCCCCTGCAAATCGCCGACTCGGAGGGCGTGCGCTTTCCGGTTCAATGA
- a CDS encoding YadA-like family protein has product MNLKNHPNISKTPVRVFLALVALLAFQMAGAQTSPDSAADMDTIITEILASGTYDATSGSFRQGTSTWFADTSGTIAALGSQVQANSAALASATTALGTRIDNLDTTLASATTTLGHTIVSASAVLDGRINNLGNVLASATAALDTRINTEVAALNSTISATTAALDTRISNEVGTLNNTIASATMAFGTRIDSLGTALTSATNALDTRITNEVGTLNTTIASASTALNTRIDTEVATLGNALTSATTGLGTRIDTLGAALTSATGALDTRITNEVGTLNTTIASATTALGTRIDNLGTALTTATTALDTRITTEVAALNSTISATTAALDTRITTEVGTLNTTIASASTALNTRIGTEVTALNTALTSATTALGTRIDNLGTALTTATAALDTRITTEVGTLNSTISATTAALDTRITSEVGTLNTTIASASTALNTRIDTEVTALNTTLTSATTALGTSIDNLGTALTTATSALDTRITNEIGTLGTALATATTALSTRIDTEVAALNSTVSATTAALDTRITTEVGTLNTTIASASTALNGRIDTEVASLNNTLITATTALGARIDGLQVDLDALDTTAVKYVNGSDPTISLRVGTTITNLADVSSSDTDQTKAVNIASAKTIATEIATDIVTDAVAEANKSVAFSTGNQAASIGAGASDAMAIGSGAIANGSNAVALGSGARVSDQAADGVAVGSGATALHANSVALGAGTTTDAANSVAVGNRTIDQIAASALTDGSDSHAATTGQLYNAGSSAAGILGGGATLGADGAISGWSVNIASENGPVAYTNVADAITAVDANLNTRIDNLAQQHDGDITALDDKIDQEIADRAALIRSETRTDGGGSLVLDARGDAITDIHIGGHSLVTAEVAVNVDGAIVTRQQLSARDTGGNAIDIDVTNGSRLLVNGDEVIGKNAVQARIDTAVNAAKAELNTRIDGIEERVQAVENGQTLQFQRHAAAIQKLQRGIAMAAALQTPQIAPGHRRAVKLGIAYYDDQTGLAGGYAERLNQNVSVNAEMATSHQFKEVILRGGVNYSW; this is encoded by the coding sequence ATGAATCTTAAAAATCACCCAAACATAAGCAAAACCCCCGTCCGGGTTTTTCTGGCACTGGTCGCCTTGCTGGCCTTCCAGATGGCGGGCGCGCAGACGAGTCCGGATAGCGCTGCGGATATGGACACGATTATCACCGAGATACTGGCCTCCGGAACCTACGACGCCACCAGCGGCAGCTTCAGGCAGGGAACCTCCACCTGGTTCGCCGATACCAGCGGCACCATCGCCGCGCTCGGCAGTCAGGTTCAGGCCAACAGCGCTGCCCTCGCCAGCGCGACCACGGCGCTGGGCACGCGCATCGACAACCTTGACACGACGTTGGCCAGCGCGACTACCACGCTGGGCCACACCATCGTCAGCGCCAGCGCCGTGCTGGATGGGCGCATCAACAACCTCGGCAATGTGCTGGCCAGCGCGACCGCCGCGCTCGACACCCGCATCAACACGGAGGTCGCCGCGCTCAACAGCACCATCAGTGCGACCACCGCCGCGCTCGACACCCGCATCAGCAATGAAGTCGGCACGCTGAACAACACCATCGCCAGCGCCACCATGGCGTTTGGCACGCGTATCGACAGCCTCGGCACGGCATTGACCTCTGCGACCAATGCGCTGGACACGCGCATCACCAATGAGGTCGGGACGCTGAATACCACGATAGCCAGCGCGAGCACGGCGTTGAACACGCGTATCGACACCGAGGTGGCCACACTCGGCAACGCGTTGACCAGTGCGACCACGGGGTTGGGGACGCGCATTGATACCCTCGGCGCGGCGCTGACCAGCGCGACCGGTGCGCTGGACACCCGCATTACCAATGAAGTCGGAACGCTGAATACGACCATCGCCAGCGCGACCACGGCATTGGGCACGCGTATCGACAATCTCGGCACGGCGCTGACGACTGCGACCACCGCGCTCGACACCCGCATCACCACGGAGGTCGCCGCGCTCAACAGCACCATCAGCGCGACCACCGCCGCGTTGGATACGCGCATCACCACCGAGGTCGGCACGTTGAACACGACCATCGCGAGCGCCAGCACCGCGCTGAACACGCGCATCGGCACCGAAGTGACCGCGTTGAACACCGCGCTGACCAGCGCGACCACGGCATTGGGCACGCGTATCGACAATCTCGGCACGGCGCTGACGACTGCGACCGCCGCGCTTGACACGCGCATTACCACGGAGGTCGGCACCCTCAACAGCACCATCAGCGCGACCACCGCCGCGCTGGATACCCGCATCACCAGCGAGGTCGGCACGCTGAACACCACCATCGCCAGCGCCAGCACCGCGCTGAACACGCGCATCGACACCGAAGTGACCGCGTTGAACACCACGCTGACCAGCGCCACCACGGCATTGGGCACGAGCATCGACAATCTCGGCACGGCGCTGACCACGGCGACTTCCGCTCTCGACACCCGCATCACCAACGAAATCGGCACGCTGGGCACCGCCCTCGCCACCGCGACCACCGCGTTGAGCACACGCATCGATACCGAGGTCGCCGCCCTCAACAGCACCGTCAGCGCGACCACCGCCGCGCTCGACACGCGCATCACCACCGAAGTCGGCACGCTGAACACGACCATCGCCAGCGCCAGCACCGCGTTGAATGGGCGCATCGACACCGAGGTGGCCTCGCTGAACAACACCCTCATCACCGCGACCACGGCGCTCGGCGCGCGCATCGACGGCCTCCAGGTCGATCTCGACGCGCTCGACACCACGGCCGTGAAGTATGTCAACGGCAGCGATCCGACGATCAGCCTGCGCGTCGGCACCACCATCACCAACCTCGCCGATGTTTCCTCCAGCGACACGGACCAGACCAAGGCCGTGAACATCGCCAGCGCCAAGACCATCGCCACCGAGATTGCCACCGACATCGTCACCGATGCCGTGGCCGAGGCCAACAAGTCGGTCGCCTTCTCCACCGGCAATCAAGCCGCCTCCATCGGCGCCGGCGCTTCCGACGCGATGGCCATCGGCAGCGGCGCCATCGCCAACGGCAGCAACGCCGTGGCCCTCGGCTCCGGCGCGCGCGTCAGCGACCAGGCGGCGGACGGCGTCGCCGTCGGCTCGGGCGCCACCGCCCTCCACGCCAACTCCGTGGCGCTCGGCGCCGGCACCACGACGGACGCGGCCAACAGCGTCGCCGTCGGCAACCGCACCATCGACCAGATCGCCGCCTCGGCCCTCACCGACGGCAGCGACAGCCACGCCGCCACCACCGGCCAGCTCTACAACGCCGGTTCCAGCGCCGCCGGCATTCTCGGCGGCGGCGCCACGCTCGGCGCCGACGGCGCCATCAGCGGCTGGAGCGTCAACATCGCCAGCGAAAACGGCCCCGTCGCCTACACCAACGTGGCCGACGCCATCACCGCGGTGGACGCCAACCTCAACACCCGCATCGACAACCTCGCCCAGCAACACGACGGCGACATCACGGCGCTCGATGACAAGATCGACCAGGAGATCGCGGACCGCGCGGCCCTGATCCGTTCCGAAACCCGCACGGACGGCGGCGGCAGCCTCGTCCTCGACGCCCGCGGCGACGCCATCACCGACATCCACATCGGCGGCCATTCCCTCGTCACCGCCGAGGTCGCCGTCAATGTTGACGGCGCGATTGTCACCCGCCAGCAGCTCTCGGCGCGGGACACCGGCGGCAACGCCATCGACATCGACGTCACCAACGGCAGCAGGCTGCTCGTCAACGGCGACGAAGTCATCGGCAAAAACGCGGTGCAGGCCCGCATCGACACCGCCGTCAACGCGGCCAAGGCCGAACTGAACACCCGCATCGACGGCATCGAGGAACGCGTGCAGGCGGTGGAAAACGGCCAGACCCTCCAGTTCCAGCGGCACGCGGCGGCCATCCAGAAACTGCAACGCGGCATCGCCATGGCGGCCGCCCTGCAAACCCCGCAAATCGCCCCCGGCCACCGCCGCGCCGTCAAGCTCGGCATCGCCTACTACGACGACCAGACCGGCCTCGCCGGCGGCTACGCCGAGCGCCTCAACCAAAACGTCTCCGTCAACGCCGAGATGGCCACCAGTCACCAGTTCAAGGAAGTCATCCTCCGCGGCGGCGTGAACTACAGCTGGTAA
- a CDS encoding exo-alpha-sialidase: MSLLLLAVAAPVRAKEVEARFSRREAPVLTLAENNTVLEIRIDSVLSCTVEKIAVNLDGTTSLDDIASLRLFYEGRDKKNRPFGPERAPAPGEMVFEGAQVVKNASGVFKLSIRLKPSAGLLNRVNASCAWLQISGKRVAGAAMPAPGLRLGVALRQGGEDRVMRHRIPGLVTTKHGTLLATYDARRNQDRDLQGDIDIGLSRSTDGGQTWEPMRVALDVGRWGGLPQKFNGVSDACILADTGTGDIYIAGCWMHGVLDDDGHWIEGLTVSSTNWNHQWRENGSQPGLDVKQTSQFIMAKSVDDGKTWSRPGNLTRALKNEKWWLLAPAPGRGITLRDGTLVMPVEGRDANGRAFATIIWSRDGAAWAIGAPGFAAGENQVAQLDDGSIMLNARRRGTRAVVVTRDLGKTWTEHPTSRRALVDPGCMGSLLRHDYTDAGGAKKSVLLFSNPNSKDKREKMTIKASFDSGATWPGRHWIMLSEGLRGGYSCMTSVDENTIGILYEAAGADMVFQKIPLAEILGR, translated from the coding sequence ATGTCATTGCTCCTCCTGGCTGTCGCGGCGCCCGTCCGCGCGAAGGAGGTCGAGGCTCGTTTCTCGCGCCGCGAGGCGCCGGTGCTGACACTGGCGGAAAACAACACCGTGCTCGAAATCCGGATCGACAGCGTGCTCTCGTGCACGGTCGAGAAAATCGCCGTCAACCTCGACGGGACGACCAGCCTCGACGACATCGCCTCGCTCCGCCTGTTTTACGAGGGTCGCGACAAAAAAAACCGTCCCTTTGGTCCCGAACGCGCCCCCGCCCCCGGGGAAATGGTGTTCGAGGGGGCGCAGGTGGTGAAAAACGCCTCGGGCGTATTCAAGCTTTCCATCCGGCTTAAGCCGTCCGCCGGTCTGCTCAACCGCGTCAACGCCTCGTGCGCGTGGCTGCAAATCAGCGGGAAGCGCGTCGCCGGCGCCGCCATGCCCGCGCCCGGCCTGCGCCTCGGTGTCGCGCTCCGCCAGGGCGGCGAAGACCGCGTCATGCGCCACCGCATCCCCGGCCTCGTCACTACGAAGCACGGCACGTTGCTCGCCACTTACGACGCCCGCCGCAACCAGGATCGCGACTTGCAAGGCGACATTGACATCGGCCTGAGCCGCAGCACCGACGGCGGGCAGACTTGGGAACCCATGCGCGTCGCTCTCGACGTGGGCCGCTGGGGCGGCCTCCCGCAAAAGTTCAACGGCGTGAGCGATGCCTGCATCCTCGCGGACACCGGCACCGGTGATATTTATATAGCGGGTTGCTGGATGCACGGCGTGCTCGACGACGACGGCCATTGGATCGAGGGGCTGACCGTCTCTTCCACCAACTGGAACCACCAGTGGCGCGAGAACGGCTCCCAGCCCGGCCTCGACGTGAAACAAACCTCGCAATTCATCATGGCAAAGAGCGTTGACGACGGCAAGACATGGTCGCGTCCCGGCAACCTCACCCGCGCCCTCAAAAACGAAAAATGGTGGCTGCTCGCCCCCGCGCCCGGGCGCGGCATCACCCTGCGCGATGGCACGCTCGTCATGCCCGTCGAAGGGCGCGACGCCAATGGCCGCGCCTTCGCCACCATCATCTGGAGCCGCGACGGCGCCGCCTGGGCCATCGGCGCGCCCGGCTTCGCCGCCGGCGAAAACCAGGTCGCGCAGCTCGACGACGGCTCCATCATGCTCAACGCCCGCCGCCGCGGCACGCGCGCGGTTGTGGTCACGCGCGACCTCGGCAAAACCTGGACGGAGCACCCCACTTCGCGCCGCGCGCTCGTTGACCCCGGTTGCATGGGCTCGCTCCTCCGCCATGACTACACCGATGCCGGTGGCGCGAAAAAAAGCGTCCTGCTCTTCTCCAATCCGAACTCCAAGGACAAACGCGAAAAAATGACCATCAAGGCCAGTTTCGACAGCGGCGCAACCTGGCCCGGGCGCCACTGGATCATGCTCAGCGAGGGACTTCGCGGCGGCTACTCCTGCATGACATCGGTTGACGAGAACACCATCGGCATTCTCTACGAGGCCGCCGGCGCCGACATGGTTTTCCAGAAAATCCCGCTCGCCGAAATTCTTGGCCGATGA
- a CDS encoding nuclease-related domain-containing protein, which produces MRFLTSPLLLSAYLLLYCLVVMLIWRWRVNRRQERPPFPDKLLRAPGETLRRKLDDFDTALGATLLGNALFPVIVLAAGYSAVALLPSRASWLIPLTLVLAIAALVICSRRLMRVLEQRRNHYLGYFGERYAGEFIEQLRARGCRVFHDVPAGEKNSPFNIDHVVAGRTGVFAIETKTRRKGRAAPGRADYKITFDGHRIIYPWGADAHGLAQARDRALWLEHHLQTLLGAHRLRVTPVLTFPGWLVTQTNAAPLESPVCVLNPKQIPQHIETQPASLTEAQVDLIARQLEARCRDVEF; this is translated from the coding sequence ATGCGTTTTCTCACCAGTCCCCTCCTGCTCTCCGCCTACCTGCTCCTCTACTGCCTCGTCGTCATGCTCATCTGGCGCTGGCGCGTCAACCGCCGGCAGGAGCGCCCGCCCTTCCCCGACAAACTCCTGCGCGCCCCCGGCGAAACCCTCCGCCGCAAGCTCGACGACTTCGACACCGCCCTCGGCGCCACTCTGCTCGGCAACGCCCTCTTCCCCGTCATCGTGCTCGCCGCGGGCTACAGCGCCGTCGCCCTCCTCCCCTCGCGTGCCTCGTGGCTCATCCCGCTCACGCTCGTCCTCGCCATCGCCGCCCTCGTCATCTGCTCGCGCCGCCTCATGCGCGTGCTCGAACAGCGCCGCAACCACTACCTCGGCTACTTCGGGGAGCGCTACGCGGGCGAATTCATCGAGCAACTCCGCGCCAGGGGCTGCCGCGTCTTCCACGACGTGCCCGCGGGCGAGAAAAATTCCCCGTTCAACATCGACCACGTCGTCGCCGGCCGCACCGGCGTGTTCGCCATCGAGACCAAGACCCGCCGCAAAGGCCGCGCAGCGCCCGGCCGCGCCGACTACAAAATCACCTTCGACGGGCACCGCATCATCTATCCCTGGGGCGCCGACGCCCACGGCCTCGCGCAGGCCCGCGACCGCGCCCTCTGGCTCGAACACCACCTGCAAACCCTCCTCGGCGCCCACCGCCTGCGCGTCACCCCCGTCCTCACATTTCCCGGCTGGCTCGTCACGCAAACCAACGCCGCCCCCCTCGAAAGCCCGGTGTGCGTGCTCAACCCGAAACAAATCCCCCAGCATATCGAAACCCAGCCCGCGAGCCTCACCGAGGCCCAGGTCGATCTCATCGCCCGCCAGCTCGAAGCCCGCTGCCGCGACGTGGAGTTTTGA
- a CDS encoding dihydrodipicolinate synthase family protein, whose protein sequence is MNNNKFHLTGLVAAPFTPFDANGALNLAMIPRLADHYVATGVSGAFVCGTTGEGSSMSNEERMIAAEAWRKATAGKLKLIVHVGHNSLVDSRALAAHAEKIGAEAVAAIAPCFFRPGSVSGLVDWCAGIASAAPKTPFYYYHMPAMTGVNFAMVDFAPLAVKRIPNFGGIKFTHENIMDFSSALAAGEGGYDVLFGRDEILLSALVMGATGAVGSTYNYAAPIYNRVIKAYKAGDMAAARREQLKSIQFIEVFCKYGGMSANKVIMKLIGLDCGPVRQPLSQITSAQEAAMKADLERIGFFEAVRAG, encoded by the coding sequence ATGAACAATAACAAATTTCATTTAACCGGGCTGGTAGCGGCCCCGTTTACTCCATTTGATGCAAATGGGGCACTGAACCTGGCGATGATTCCACGGCTGGCCGACCACTACGTGGCGACCGGCGTGAGCGGGGCCTTTGTCTGCGGCACGACGGGCGAGGGCTCGTCGATGTCCAACGAGGAGCGCATGATTGCGGCCGAGGCGTGGCGCAAGGCCACCGCCGGGAAGCTCAAACTCATCGTGCACGTCGGCCACAACAGCCTGGTCGATTCCCGCGCGCTGGCCGCGCATGCCGAAAAGATCGGCGCCGAGGCCGTCGCGGCCATTGCGCCGTGCTTTTTCCGCCCCGGCTCGGTGTCCGGGCTGGTCGATTGGTGCGCGGGCATCGCGAGCGCCGCGCCGAAGACGCCGTTTTATTATTACCACATGCCGGCCATGACCGGGGTGAATTTCGCGATGGTGGATTTCGCCCCGCTGGCGGTGAAGCGCATCCCAAATTTCGGGGGGATCAAGTTCACGCACGAAAACATCATGGACTTCAGCAGCGCGCTGGCGGCGGGAGAAGGCGGCTACGATGTGCTTTTCGGCCGCGATGAAATATTATTGTCCGCACTGGTGATGGGCGCGACCGGGGCGGTGGGCAGCACCTACAACTACGCGGCGCCCATCTACAATCGCGTGATCAAAGCCTACAAGGCCGGAGACATGGCGGCGGCGCGCAGGGAGCAATTGAAGTCGATACAATTCATCGAGGTATTTTGCAAATACGGCGGGATGTCGGCGAACAAGGTAATCATGAAGCTCATCGGGCTGGATTGCGGGCCGGTGCGGCAGCCGTTGTCGCAAATCACTTCCGCCCAGGAGGCGGCGATGAAGGCGGACTTGGAGCGGATCGGGTTCTTCGAAGCGGTCCGGGCCGGGTAG
- a CDS encoding sialidase family protein — protein MKSRSLLLYVLCLLPFLWPVLCGAAYPFIEKQILFEAGGGYPSIRIPCILALPDNTVLAVTARRSRVSDWADIDMIMRRSGDGGKTWGPVTVLADAGTEVADNPVLIWDRDTKAVHFLHQVDYARVYHMQSTDGGKTFSPAVEITPQLGAFKGKYDWTVIAPGPGHGIQLKNGRLVVPVWLAAGQPLASGHGRAHQPSVTASIYSDDHGKTWQCGEILPDTLKNMNETVAVPMDDGGVMFVIRNGEPGAYSKAISRSPDGATGWTKPELNKELYSPICFGSALRISGAPDKSRILFCNPDSRVNLRPNRSGSGRARVNLTVKLSYDEGQSWPASKVIEPAHSSYSDLAMLPDGTILCLYENANKYVSLARFNLEWLTDVKDSLSK, from the coding sequence ATGAAAAGCCGCTCGCTGTTATTATACGTCCTGTGCTTGCTTCCGTTCCTATGGCCGGTGCTCTGCGGCGCCGCATATCCGTTTATCGAGAAGCAAATCCTGTTTGAGGCGGGAGGCGGCTACCCTTCCATCCGCATCCCTTGCATCCTGGCCCTGCCGGACAACACCGTGCTCGCCGTGACCGCGAGGCGCAGCCGCGTCTCAGACTGGGCCGACATCGACATGATCATGAGGCGCAGCGGCGACGGCGGAAAAACCTGGGGGCCGGTCACGGTGCTGGCCGACGCGGGGACGGAGGTGGCGGACAATCCCGTGCTGATCTGGGACCGCGACACGAAGGCGGTGCATTTCCTCCATCAGGTGGATTACGCGCGCGTTTATCACATGCAAAGCACCGACGGCGGAAAAACCTTTTCGCCCGCCGTTGAAATCACGCCGCAACTCGGCGCGTTCAAGGGAAAATACGACTGGACGGTGATCGCCCCCGGCCCCGGCCACGGCATCCAGTTGAAAAACGGGCGGCTCGTGGTCCCGGTCTGGCTGGCCGCCGGCCAGCCGCTCGCCTCGGGACACGGGCGCGCGCACCAGCCGTCGGTCACCGCGTCAATCTACAGCGACGACCACGGCAAAACCTGGCAGTGCGGGGAGATTCTCCCCGACACGCTGAAAAACATGAACGAGACCGTGGCGGTCCCGATGGATGACGGCGGCGTGATGTTTGTCATCCGCAACGGCGAGCCCGGCGCCTACAGCAAGGCGATTTCGCGCAGCCCGGACGGGGCGACGGGCTGGACCAAGCCGGAGTTGAACAAGGAATTGTATTCGCCGATTTGCTTCGGCAGCGCGCTGCGGATTTCGGGAGCCCCGGACAAAAGCCGCATCCTCTTTTGCAATCCCGACAGCCGCGTCAACCTGAGGCCGAACCGCTCGGGCAGCGGCCGGGCGCGGGTGAACCTGACGGTGAAACTCAGCTACGACGAAGGCCAATCGTGGCCCGCCTCGAAGGTGATCGAGCCGGCGCACAGTTCCTACTCCGACCTGGCCATGCTTCCGGACGGCACGATCCTCTGCCTGTATGAAAACGCCAACAAATACGTCTCCCTCGCGCGCTTCAACCTCGAATGGCTGACGGATGTCAAGGACAGCCTGTCCAAATGA